CAGCTTGCCATTCACCGCTCTCACTTCAGATTCTATTCCCTCTCCAAGACACAAGCGGGCTTGCCCGCGAATGCAGCGGTGAATTCACCATCGCATTCGCGGGCAAGCCCGCTCCCACAGGGGTTCGGCAGGGTGCTGCTTATTGTTCGGCGATAGTCCGAACGATCGCATCCACCGTGGCGTCGATCTGCGCCTGGGTGCGCGCAAGCGTCTGCTGGTGTTCCTTCTGCAGCTCAACCTGCTTGGAGCACAGGTTCAGTGCAGCCAGCACCAGCAGCTTATCGCCGATCAGGGTCGGATAAGAACGCTTGGTCTCAGCCAGGGCGGTGTTGAGCATCCGCACTGCCTGCGCCAGGGTTTCTTCCTGGCCTTCGGGCGCCTTGATCGAATAGTCGCTGCCGAGGATCGACACGACATTGACCGGCTGCGCTTGCAGACTCATGCGTTGACGACACCCGCATTGGCGCGATCAACCAGCGCCTGGATACGTGCGGCTGTGGCGCCGTTCTTTTCTTCCTGCTCCATCAGCGACAGCTGCAGGGTTTCGTTTTCTTCCTTGGCCTGGGCCAGTTGCTGACCAAGGGTGGTGTTCTGCTCGGTGAGTTGAGCGTTTTTCTGCATCAGGTCGCTGACCAGTTGCTCGATTTGATTCAGGGAGGCTTCCAGCATGGGTCTATCTCAGGTTGTTGCAAAGGCCGCACACGATAAAGAAAAGCGTGAGTCCTCGCCATTAAATATCGGATTCTTAAGGTTTCTAACCCGCAGATTGACAGGGTAACCGCCCGCTTGTTCCGACCTGGATCAACCGCCGGTCAGGAAAAGGTTAGCGCGCTCACAATTTTCACTGCGCTCGCTCAAGACTAACCCGTCACGACCGATAGCCAGGCAAGTCATATTTCGTCGCTGCTCCCTGCGACCTCTTCCCTTTGCCTGGATTGCTCCTTCCATGTCCCTACGCAACATGAACATCGCCCCGCGCGCGCTGCTCGGCTTCGCGCTGATCGGCCTGCTGATGCTCGGCCTCGGCATTTTCTCGCTCATGCAGATGGGCAACATCCGCCAGGCGGGTGTCGCCATCGAAAGCATCAGCGTGCCCAGCATCAAGTCGCTCGACGAGCTCGCTGCGCTGAACCTGCGTATGCGCACCCTCTCCTATCGCCTGCTGCTCAACCGCGAACCGGAGACGCAGCGCGACACCCTCAACCTGCTGGACCAGCGCAACACCCAGATCGACCAGGCGCGCCGCGCCTACGAGCCCATGATCGGCGCACCCGACGAGCAAGCCGCCTACGATCAATACAGCCAACTGCTCAATCAGTACCGCCAGCTGGAGGCGCGCATGCGCAGCCTGAGCCAGGCGGGCCGCACCGACGAACTGCGCGACCTGCTCAACCGCGACCTGCTGGCCAACTCCGAGCAGATCAACAAGGTCATGGACACCCTGGTGCGCATCAACACCGACCAGACCCGCGCCACCAACGAAACGGCTGCCGGCCAGTACGCATCTGCTTTCGCGCTGGTGATCGGTCTGTTGATCGCAGCCACCTTGTTGACGCTGGTGTGCGCGTTCCTGCTGACCCGCAGCATCGTCAAACCGATTGAAGACGCGCTCAAATGCGCCGAGCAGGTTGCCGACGGTGACCTGACCCACGTCATACGCGCCGAAGGCACCGACGAAGCCGCCCGCCTGCTGCGCGCCATGGCCCGCATGCAGGATAAGCTGCGCGATACTCTGCAATTGATTGCAGGCTCCGCGACCCAGCTGGCATCTGCGGCGGAAGAGCTCAATAGCGTCACCGATGAAAGCGCCCGCGGTTTGCAACAGCAGAACAACGAAATCGAACAGGCCGCTACCGCCGTCACCGAAATGACCAGCGCCGTGGAAGAAGTGGCACGCAACGCGGTCAGCACCTCGGAGGCCTCGGGCGAAGCCAGCCGTTCGGCCGGCGACGGGCGCGACCTGGTACTGGAGACTGTTGGCGCCATCGAACGCATGAGCGGTGATGTACAGGCCACTGCCACGCTGATCACCCACTTGGCCGAGCAGTCGCGCGACATCGGCAAGGTGCTCGACGTGATCCGTGGCCTGGCCGACCAGACCAACCTGCTGGCACTTAATGCCGCGATCGAAGCGGCCCGTGCCGGTGAGGCAGGCCGTGGCTTTGCCGTGGTGGCCGATGAGGTGCGGGCACTGGCCCATCGTACCCAGCAGTCGACCAGCGAAATCGAGCGGATGATCGGGAGCATTCAGGGCGGTACCGAAGAGGCGGTGGAGTCGATGCGCACCAGCACCGAACGTGCCGCATCGACCCTGAACATCGCCCGTGGTGCGGGCATGGCGCTTGATACCATTGCGGGTGCCGTGGCGCAGATCAACGAGCGAAACCTGGTGATCGCCAGCGCGGCGGAAGAACAGGCGCAGGTAGCGCGGGAGGTGGACCGCAACCTGGTGAATATCAATGACCTGTCGGTGCAGAGCGCGACCGGGGCGCATCAGACCAGCGCGGCGAGTGCGGAGTTGTCGCGGTTGGCGGTGGACCTGAACGGGCTGGTGGCCCGCTTCCGTACCTGAAAACTGCTGGGGCCGCTTTGCGGCCCATTCGCGGGGCAAGCCCGCTCCCACAGGCTTATCACAGGTCTGAAATCAGTGGTCACCTGTGGGAGCGGGCTTGCCCCGCGAAGGGGCCGACACTGCTACCCAACATCCAGCAACCATTCCCCGCCTCACGACACGGCCACTTAACCTAGTGTTTCCCTGAATCTTACTTCAGGGAACATCACATGGACCGTGCCCAATCCCACCTGCTGCGCCGTGGCCGTTTCTCACAGCCCGGTGGTCTCTACCTACTGACCACGGCAACCCATGAGCGAAAGCGGATCTTCACCCAACTGCAGTTCGCCCGGGGCGTGATCCAGCAACTGAGGCAGACAGAAACCGATGGGCTTTGCCGATCCCTGGCCTGGGTGGTAATGCCTGACCATGTGCATTGGCTGATCGAATTGCGAAGTGGCACGTTGTGTTGCCTGATGCGCAGGTTCAAGTCATGCAGCAGTCATGCACTTTATAAGCGGGGCATGCCACGCGCAAAGGTATGGCAGCCGGGCTATCAGGACCGGGCCTTGCGTCGGGAGGAGAGTGTCGTGCAGGTGGCGAGGTACATCGTTGCCAACCCCGTAAGAGCAGGGCTGGTAGACCGTGCTGGCGATTATCCACATTGGGATGCAGTCTGGATTTGATGGCCCTTTCGCGGGGCAAGCCCGCTCCCACAAGTCCCCCGTAACCTTCAAGCCCGCGGTGAACCTGTGGGAGCGGCCTTGTGCCGCGAATGGCCGCAGAGCGGCCCCTTGGGTCTCCCACAAGCCCCCCGTAACCTTCAAGCCTGCGGTGAACCTGTGGGAGCGGCCTTGTGCCGCGAATGGCCGCAGAGCGGCCCCTTGGGTCTCCCACAAGCCCCCCGTAACCTTCAAGCCTGCGGTGAACCTGTGGGAGCGGCCTTGTGCCGCGAATGGCCGCAGAGCGGCCCCTTGGGTCTCCCACAAGTCCCCCGTAACCTTCAGCCCGCGGTGAACCTGTGGGAGCGGCCTTGTGCCGCGAATGGGCCGCAGAGCGGCCCCTTGGGTCTTTGGATCAGTAATCGATCCGCACATCCCCTTTAGGCACACTGCAGCACGACAGGATGTACCCCTCGGCCTCGTCTTCCTCGGTAATCCCGCCGTTGTGCTCCATCTCCACCTCGCCGCCCAGCTTGAGTACCTTGCAGGTGCCGCAAATGCCCATGCCGCATGCTTTGGGAATCATCAGCCCGACCTTCGCCGCCGCCGCATGCACGGTCTCGCCCGGGGCGATGCGAATACTCTTCTCGCTGCCGATGAACTCCACCAGGTTGAGGTCCGAGACATCCAGTTCCGGCGCATCGGCGGCCTGCTCGGCGTGTTCCACGGCATCGGCCTTGGCCTCTGCAGGCGTGGCACCGAACGATTCCTCGTGGTAGTTCTTCATGTCGAAGCCGACGGCTTCAAGCATGCGCTTGACCGCGCTCATGTACGGCGTCGGGCCGCAGCAGAACACCGTGCGTTCCATGTAGTCGGGCGAAATCAGCTCCATCAGGCGCTGGTTCAGATACCCACGGTAGCCCGCCCACGGCTCACCCAGCCCGTGCTTCTCACAAATGATGTGCAGGCTGAAGTTGGGGATGCGCGACGCCATCTGCTCCAGCTCGCGGTGGTAGATGATGTCCTTCGGCGAGCGGGCGCTGTGCACGAAGACCATGTCGACATTGGCGTTGGTGTCGTAGAACCAGCGCGCCATGGACATCACCGGGGTAATCCCGACACCGCCCGAGAGGTACAGCACCTTGCCCGCCGGGAAGTCGATGGCGTTGAACAACCCCACCGGCCCGTGCACCGGCAGTTCGGCGCCTTCGTGCATGGTGTCGTGCAGGTAGTTGGAGACATGCCCGCCCGGCACCCGCTTGACCGTGATCGAGAAACTGTACGGCACCGACGGCGAACTGGAGATGGTGTAGGAGCGCATCACCGGCTTGCCTTCGATCTCCAGCTCCAGGGTGACGAACTGCCCGGGCTTGAAGAAGAACATGATCGGTTGGTCGGCCATGAAGCAGAACGTGCGCACGTCCCAGGTCTCCTGGATGACCTTGACGCAGCGCACGATGTGGCGGCCGTTGGCCCAGGTCTGGGTGGTGACCGGATTGAGGAAGGTATCGGACATGTTCATCTCCAGCAGCCGACTATTGGCCTTTTTATGGCGTCGATAATGCGCAAGCTGAAGGCGACGTACATTCCTGCCTGCGACATCGGCGTACTTATCGCGACCAGCCCCATGCTGCAAGGGCTGTGGCGTCGTTATTCAAATCGGCCATGTCGCCCATGGATACGGTTCACGACGCCTTCGGACGCACACTCCACGGCAAAAGAACCTGCTGTTTTTTTTACGACAGCCTTGCGGCACCACAACAATGATTAGCCACCTTTTGCCGGCCGCACACGGCCCCGAGGACCACACGATGGACGTCACCGCAACCCTGAGCCTGGGCGATCCACTGGAAGCAGCACGCACGGCCACCGCCGAGATGCTGCAGACCCGCGAGCGCACCTACTCGCTGCCCCAGCCTTTCTACACCGACGAGCGTCTGTTCCAGATCGACATGCAGGAGATCTTCCACAAAGAGTGGCTGATCGCCGGCATGACTTGCGAGATTCCGGCCAAAGGCAACTTCATCACCCTGCAGATCGGCAAGAACCCGATCATCGTCATCCGTGGCGCCGAAGGTAAGGTGCATGCCTTCCACAACGTCTGCCGACACCGCGGCTCGCGCCTGTGCACCAGCGACAAGGGCAAGGTGGCCAAGCTGGTCTGCCATTACCACCAGTGGACCTACGAGCTGGACGGCCGCCTGCTGTTCGCCGGCACCGAAATGGGCGCCGACTTCGACATGAAGGAATACGGCCTCAAGCCTGTGAACGTGAAGGTTGCGGGTGGCTACATCTTCATCAGCCTGGCGGAAAACCCGCCAGCCATCGACGAGTTCCTGGCCACTCTGGACCATTACATGGAACCGTACGACATGGAGAACACCAAGATCGCGGTGCAGACCCAGTTGCTGGAAAAGGCCAACTGGAAGCTGGTACTGGAAAACAACCGCGAGTGCTACCACTGCAGCGGTTCGCACCCAGAGCTGCTGAAGACCCTGCTCGAATGGGACGACACCAACGACCCGCGTGCCAGCCAGGAATTCAAAGACCACGTGGCCGCTTCTGCCGCCGCCTGGGAAGCCGAGAAAATCCCGTACCTGCACAAGAGCCACGGCCTGCGTAACCGCATCGTGCGCATGCCGCTGCTCAAGGGCACCGTGTCGATGACCATGGACGGCAAGCAGGCCTGCCAGAAGCTGATGGGCCGCATCAAGAACCCGGACCTGGGCTCGATGCGCATCCTGCACCTGCCGCACTCGTGGAACCACTGCATGGGCGATCACATGATCGTCTTCACCGTGTGGCCGATCAGCGCCCAGGAGACCTTGGTCACAACCAAGTGGCTGGTGCACAAGGACGCGGTCGAAGGCGTCGACTACGACCCAGCGCAGATGCGCAAGGTGTGGGACGCCACCAACGACCAGGACCGCCGCCTGGCGGAAGAGAACCAGCGCGGGATCAACTCTACCGCTTACCAGCCAGGGCCTTACTCGAAGACCTATGAGTTTGGTGTGGTGAACTTTATTGACTGGTATAGCCAGCGGGTGCTGGAGAACCTCGGGGCGGAGCCGGCGCCGTATTTGAAGGAAGTGCAGGCGCAGTAAGCAATCCGCATCCTGACAGCGCTCTGCCTGCTAAGAGGCGGAGCGCGTCAGGTCACCTGCAGTATCTGCGAATATGCTAGATCTGAACATCATGGGGAGGCGTTCTCCAGGACCTTATCCTGGCCGCAGCGCTTGTAAGCCCCTGCCCTACGTAAGCAAACCCCCGGCCGAAGGCAGCTAGCATTTCGTCAATCATCGTGACATCCATTATCGTCTCTAGAGCTACACTTGGGATCTCACGCGGTTTTGCCCGCAAGTAGGTCACCACTTCACGGGCTGCGGTAAAGTTGCCTATCAAACCGCCGCTCAGGTTCGTCACTGCATTCACCACGCCTAATACATCAGTTGCCGATTGGAATGTAGGTCTCATCCCAGAGATCGCAGCGACCACCTGCCCGGCTGTACCAGCACTCCCTGTTATGAAGAACTGCTGATTTGAGACCCTGGAGGCATGAAGCAGCTCCTGAGGAGCCATAGGGGTTTCCACGCTCGAGCCGCCACCCGCAGCCTGAAAAGCGGCTCTGCGCTTCACTACATTCTGGGCAGTACGTGCCAACGACCCAAACAAGGTGGCACCGCTTGACGCGACGCCGATGGTTCTTAGCAGAACGCTCCAGAATGCGCCGCTTGGGTCATGGCGATTCACGGGATCACCGCCACAATAGGCGTATCCATTGATGCCGCCCCTGGAGAACGGGCTTAGCGAATCGGGCGAGATAAACCGCATCAGGACCGGGCTGTAGCAACGACGGCCATTCCCCAGCGGGTAATGACCAGTCAATGAATCACGATATTGGCCGCAAAAAGCTAGCCCTGGTATTGGAGCAGCTTTGACGTCGCCATAGGGTGAATAAGCGCGCGGTTGGGAGGAATGCCCCCTCATGACTGACTGTTGCCGATCAGTGCATAGCAATAACGTCGACATGGTTTATCCACAATTGCCGAATCTTGTGGATACCTTAGCGAGCACTTAAACGTGTGCGTACTGGCAAAAATACTAGGTGCATATTGATCATTATTTGATCAATCTCAGGCAGACCTTATGAAACCTGGGCTGCAGCGAATTCTGTACACCTTGTCCACAGGGACACAAACAGAGATTGTGTGCAAAACTCCGCGCAACTGAAAATGCCTGTGGATAACGCTCGGAAGCCTCGATTTATGCCACATAGGTGGAACGCGCGCCGGTTATGATCACTTTTTGATCAACCCCACGTACCGCCTGAATCCAGAGGCCTGTAGCGATGCACGAACACTTTATCCACACCTTGGCGAACAGATTCCGGGGGTAAGATTCAGTGTAGGAGCGGCCTTGTGTCGCGAGGGGTCGCAGCGCGGCCCGAGGATCTCGAACCTGGCTCAAGAGTGTCGGGGCTGCTGCGCAGCCCATCGCGACACAAGGCCCTCCTACACAGGGGCGTCAACGCAACACGCCCTCTTCTACCAGCAGCTTGAGGATCGCCTCAGCGCCCTCTTGCGGCGAGACATCCTTGAGCACTTTGCCCCCGCCGCCACTGGCCTTGGCCGTTGCCGCCTTCATCCGGTCGGCACCGCTCTTGGCCTTGATGACCTTCAGGCGCTTAGGCCGTGGGCGGGCAGGTTGCAGCTCAGCTTCGCCCAGCAGCTCGTCTTCGACAATCGCCACGTTACGCGCTGCCAATACACCTCGACGCGCAGGCCCAAACGCACTCTGACGTGGCTTGGGCGCAGCGTTATCCACAGTCGCCAGCAACGGCAGGCGCACCTTCAGGCGACGCCGCTGCCCGCGAGGCAGGGCCTGGAGCACCTGGGCGGTGCCGTTTTCAATGGACTCCACCTCCGCCAGGCCGACGATCAACGGCCAACCCAGCTTCTCGGCCAGCAGGAACGGCAACATGCCCGAGCCCTCGCCCGTCTCGGCCTGGCTGCCGGTCAGCACCAGCTGGGCGCCAGCATCGCGCAGATAATCCCCGAGCACGCCCAGCACATCGGCGCCGGCCGGCTGCTCCAGCACATCCAGGTGCTCCAGCCCCATGCCCAGGTACGCACGCAGCGCCTCTTCCCGAGGATCGCCGGCATGTACCACCTGCAAGTTATCCCCAGCCAGCTGCAAACCCAGCTCCACCGCGCGGGCATCCTGCTCGGCGCGGCGGGCGCGGCCAGAGCTTGGGTGGGCACCGATGGAAACCAGGCTGATGACTTTCGTACTCATGCTCGTGCCCTTATGCCGCGTCGCGCTGGCCGCCGCTGCGGTAGTTGTCCACAGCCTCGATCAGTGCCTTGAGAATCGCCGAACTGTCGCCAATTACCGACAGGTCGGCCCGTTTGATCATGTCGCAGCCTGGGTCCATGTTGATCGCCACCACCTTGTCGCAGGCACCAATGCCCTGCAGGTGCTGGATCGCGCCAGAGATACCCACAGCTACATAAACCCGTGCAGTGACCCAGGTACCGGTGGCCCCCACCTGGCGGTTACGCGGCATGAAGCCGTCATCCACCGCCACCCGCGAGGCGCCTTCGGTGGCGCCGAGGGCTGCGGTTGCCTTGTGGTACAGGTCCCAGTCCTTGACGCCATTACCGCCCGAGACAATGAACTCGGACTCGGCCATGGCAATGGTGGCCGGGTCTACGGCCACGGAGCCCAGGTCTTCGATACGCGACAGGCTGCGTGCGACGCTTGTGGACAACTCCACCGGCTGCGCCTCGTGACGGGTTTCGCTGACAGGTTCGGCACATTCCGCCGCTGCCAGGATCAAGCGTGGCACGGCGCGTTGCAGGTCTTGTTGACCTGCGCCCGCGCGGCCTATGCACTGGCCATCCTTGACCTGCCAGACCCGCGTCGCCGGGCGTTCGCCCAACGCCGCCCCGAACCGCCGGCCCAATTCGCCGCCACCGGTGCGGCTATCGGGCAGCAGCCAGTGGCGCGGTGTGAACTGGTTATCCACAGCCCGCAGGCCCTGGACCAATTGTTCTGGCGCGTACCCTTCGAACGCCTCGCCCTCGATAACCAGCAAGCGGTCGACGCCGGCTGTGGAAAAGTTGCTTTCCTTGTGTTCGCCAAATACCACGGCCAACACTGCGCCGTCGCTGCCAGCCAGGCTGTGGGCCAGGCCCAGCAGGTCGCGGTCGTGGCTGCTCAGGCGGCCACCGACCATGTCCGGCACCACGCCAATGTAGAACGCCGGCGTCGGCACCTGGTGCAACGGCAGTTGGACTTCAGCGGCCGCCGTGCGCCGCCCGCCCACACCGGTGCCCTGCTGGGCGCCGCTGCGGTCGATACGCTTGATGCCACTGGGGCCGATGAAGCCTGCGGCAATCGCATGGGGGTTTTTGCGGATGACGCCGTTGGGCCCCATCCAGCTGGTCTGTTGCGTCTGCATCGCCGCATGCAGCGGATGCAGACGGTTACGGGCGATCCACTCGGCGCGTGGGTCGCGGCGGATGATGTCGCTCATCAGTGCACCTCCGCAGGTTCACGTTTAACCGTTGGCGACTTTGGGGTCGCGGGGGTTTCCTCTTCGATCAGCACATCGGCTACCAGCTCGGCGAGGTCCTTGATCTGTGGGCGCGGTTCGACCACACCTTCGAGCATCGCGGTGCACTGTGGGCACCCCACTGCCACCAGTTCGGCCTCGGTCTCGCGGATGTCGTCCATGCGCATGTCGGGGATACGTTGCTTGCCCGGGATGTCGGTAATCGGCGCACCGCCGCCACCGCCGCAGCAACGGGAACGGAAGCCTGAGCGCTCCATCTCGCGCACTTCGATACCCAGCGCCTTGAGCACTTCGCGGGGCGCTTCGTATTCACCGTTGTAACGGCCCAGGTAGCACGGGTCGTGGTAGGTGACGCTGCCGCCCTTGTGCTGGCCCAGGTTGAGCTTGTTGGCTGCGATCAGTTCGGCAATGTAGGTGCTGTGGTGCTGCACCTGGTACTCGCCACCCAACGCACCGTACTCGTTCTTGAGCACGTGGAAGCTGTGCGGGTCGCAGGTGACGATGCGCTGGAACTTGTACTTGGCCAGGGTCTGAATGTTGCGCTTGGCCAGTTGCTGGAAGGTTGCTTCATCGCCCAGGCGACGGGCCACGTCACCGCTGTCGCGTTCTTCCAGGCCGAGCACGGCAAAGTCCACGCCGGAGGCCTTGAGCACTTTGACGAACGAACGCAGGGTGCGTTGGTTACGCATGTCGAAGGCACCGTCGCCGACCCAGAACAGCACCTCGGTGGCTTTCACCTCCGACAGCAGTTTCAGGTTGAGGTCGGCCGCCCAGTTCATCCGCCCGCCAGGGGCGAAGCCGCCGGGGTTGTCGGTGGCGATCAGGTTGTCCAGCACCTCGGCGCCCTTGTTGGGGGTCGCGCCCTTTTCCAGGGTGAGGTGGCGGCGCATGTCGACGATGGCATCGACGTGCTCGATCATCATCGGGCATTCCTCGACGCAGGCGCGGCAGGTGGTGCACGACCACAGCGTCTCGGCGTCGACCAGGCCATTGACGATCGGCTGGTGCGGATGGCCGCCATGCTCGCCGATCGGCTTGCCGGGGTACGGGCTGCCGGCGAACTTGGCGTCAGTGCCACCGGCCAGGCCGATGACCATGTCCTGGATGAGTTTTTTCGGGTTCAGCGGTTGGCCTGCGGCATAGGCCGGGCACATGGCTTCACATTTACCGCACTGCACGCAGGCATCGAACCCGAGCAGCTGGTTCCAGGTAAAGTCCACCGGTTTTTCCACGCCCAGCGGCGCGTTCGGGTCTTCCAGGTCCAGCGGCTTGAGGCCGGTAGAGCGGCCGCCGCCGAAGCGTTCGGCACGGCGGTGCCAGGCCAGGTGCAAGGCACCGGCGAAGGCGTGTTTCATCGGGCCGCCCCAGGTCATGCCGAAGAACAGCTCCGACACGCCCCACAGCACACCCAGGCCGAGTACGCCGACCATCACCCAGCCACCGGTGTTGGCCGGCAGGATGCCGGCCACCGGCAAGGTGGCGATGAAGAAGCTTGCGGCGAATACCAGCAGGCTCTTCGGCAGGCGCATCCACGGGCCCTTGGACAGGCGCGCAGGTGGGTTAAGGCGGCGTTTGAAGACAAAGATCGCACCGGTGAACATTATCACCGTCGCGACCAGCAATGCATAGCCAAGGATCTTGCTCTGCAGGCCGAAGCCGTGCACCAGGATCGCCAAGGCCGCCGACAGCACGAAGCCGCCCGCCGTGGCGACGTGGGTCTTGGACATGTACTTGTCGCGTTCGACCACGTGGTGCAGGTCCACCAGGTAGCGTCGCGGCATGGCCAGCAAGCCGCCGATCAGGTTGACCTTGGACGCTCGGCCACGCCGCCACATGCGCACCCGGCGCAGGGCGCCGAGCACCGCCAGGCCAAGGGCAGCGAACAGCAGGATGGGTAGAAGGGTGTTCAACATGGGAGGCTCCCACAAACAGCTGAATTCTTGCGCCGCTATGCCCCTTGTGGGAGCGGGCTTGTCCCGCGAAGACGTCCGGCCTGACAACATCGTTGTTCTTGCTGACGCATTCGCGGGGCAAGCCCGCTCCCACAGGGGTCTACGGCGTTTATGCCTGCTGGATCAGAAATCCTTGCACAGGCGCAAGGCGTCGTAGATCGCCGCATGCACGTTGCGCTGGGCCACGCAGTCGCCGATGCGGTACAGCAGGTAGCCCTCGCCCGGCTGGCTGAGGATCGGCTGCGGCTTGATGGCGAACAGCGCCTCCACATCGATCTGGCCCTTGTTGCGCGAGCCATCCTTCAGCGCGTAGTACAGCTCTTCGTCAGGGCGCACGCCGTTCTCGATCACCACCTGATCGACCACGCGTTCTTCCTTGGCGCCGGTGTATTCGTTCTCCAGCACCGCCACCAGCTTGTCACCCTCGCGGTAGACCTTTTCCAGCATCATGTCGCCGGTCATGATCACTTCTTTGGGGTACATGCTGCGGTAGTAAGTCGGGAAGGTCGTACCGCCCATGGCCACGCCCGGTTTGATGTCGTCGGTGACGATCTCGACCTGGCTGCCTTTGTCGGCGATGTAGTCCGCCGCCGACATGCCGGTGAATTCGCAGATGGTGTCGTACACCAGCACGTTTTTGCCCGGCGCAACCTTGCCGTCGAGCACGTCCCAGCTGCTGACCACCAGCCCTTCGGCGGCGCCCCAGTGTTCGTTCTGCTCGACGAACGGATGGCCGCCCACCGCCAGCACGATAACGTCCGGGCGCAGGTCCTGAATGGCGTCCACGCTGGCAGCAGTGCCCAGGCGCAGGTCGACTTTCAGGCGCGCCAGTTCCAGTTGGTACCAACGGGTGATACCGGCGATCTGGTCACGCTGCGGTGCCTTGGCGGCGATGGTGATCTGCCCGCCGATCTGGTCTTTCTTCTCGAACAGGGTCACGTCATGGCCGCGCTCGGCAGCCACGCGGGCGGCTTCCATGCCGGCCGGGCCGGCGCCGACCACCACCACCTTGCGCTTGACGCCGGTGGTCTTCTCGATAATGTGCGGCACGCCCATGTATTCACGGGAGGTCGCGGCGTTCTGGATGCACAGCACATCCAGGCCCTGGTACTGGCGGTCGATGCAGTAGTTGGCACCGACGCACTGTTTGATCTGGTCGATCTGGCCCATCTTGATCTTGGCGATCAGGTGCGGGTCGGCCATGTGCGCACGGGTCATGCCGACCATGTCCACATAGCCGCCTTCAAGGATACGCGTCGCCTGGTTCGGGTCCTTGATGTTCTGCGC
The sequence above is drawn from the Pseudomonas putida genome and encodes:
- the dgcB gene encoding dimethylglycine demethylation protein DgcB, giving the protein MLNTLLPILLFAALGLAVLGALRRVRMWRRGRASKVNLIGGLLAMPRRYLVDLHHVVERDKYMSKTHVATAGGFVLSAALAILVHGFGLQSKILGYALLVATVIMFTGAIFVFKRRLNPPARLSKGPWMRLPKSLLVFAASFFIATLPVAGILPANTGGWVMVGVLGLGVLWGVSELFFGMTWGGPMKHAFAGALHLAWHRRAERFGGGRSTGLKPLDLEDPNAPLGVEKPVDFTWNQLLGFDACVQCGKCEAMCPAYAAGQPLNPKKLIQDMVIGLAGGTDAKFAGSPYPGKPIGEHGGHPHQPIVNGLVDAETLWSCTTCRACVEECPMMIEHVDAIVDMRRHLTLEKGATPNKGAEVLDNLIATDNPGGFAPGGRMNWAADLNLKLLSEVKATEVLFWVGDGAFDMRNQRTLRSFVKVLKASGVDFAVLGLEERDSGDVARRLGDEATFQQLAKRNIQTLAKYKFQRIVTCDPHSFHVLKNEYGALGGEYQVQHHSTYIAELIAANKLNLGQHKGGSVTYHDPCYLGRYNGEYEAPREVLKALGIEVREMERSGFRSRCCGGGGGAPITDIPGKQRIPDMRMDDIRETEAELVAVGCPQCTAMLEGVVEPRPQIKDLAELVADVLIEEETPATPKSPTVKREPAEVH
- the dgcA gene encoding dimethylglycine demethylation protein DgcA encodes the protein MAFEAMFQPIQIGKLTIRNRVLSTAHAEVYATDGGMTTDRYVKYYEEKAKGGIGLAICGGSSVVAIDSPQEWWASVNLSTDRIIPHFQNLADAMHKHGAKIMIQITHMGRRSRWDGFNWPTLMSPSGIREPVHRATCKTIEVEEIWRVIGNYAQAARRAKEGGLDGVELSAVHQHMIDQFWSPRVNKRTDEWGGTFEGRMKFGMEVLKAVRAEVGDDFCVGMRICGDEFHPDGLSHEDMKQIAAYYDATGMLDFFGVVGSGCDTHNTLANVIPNMSYPPEPFLHLAAGIKEVVKVPVLHAQNIKDPNQATRILEGGYVDMVGMTRAHMADPHLIAKIKMGQIDQIKQCVGANYCIDRQYQGLDVLCIQNAATSREYMGVPHIIEKTTGVKRKVVVVGAGPAGMEAARVAAERGHDVTLFEKKDQIGGQITIAAKAPQRDQIAGITRWYQLELARLKVDLRLGTAASVDAIQDLRPDVIVLAVGGHPFVEQNEHWGAAEGLVVSSWDVLDGKVAPGKNVLVYDTICEFTGMSAADYIADKGSQVEIVTDDIKPGVAMGGTTFPTYYRSMYPKEVIMTGDMMLEKVYREGDKLVAVLENEYTGAKEERVVDQVVIENGVRPDEELYYALKDGSRNKGQIDVEALFAIKPQPILSQPGEGYLLYRIGDCVAQRNVHAAIYDALRLCKDF